Within Harpia harpyja isolate bHarHar1 chromosome 4, bHarHar1 primary haplotype, whole genome shotgun sequence, the genomic segment TATTACTGAATAATATACAGTTATTCAGTATAACTCTCAGACCAGTAATTATACAGAGTTCAAAGAGCTGGTGTGGCAAGAAATATGGGTGAAGAGTTGCTGATACAGACTAACAGCTTcttgcaggcagggcaggatATATTATTTGGCTCATACATCTTGTGTGGAATCAATGGCTCCTTATGTGCATACTAAGAAGTGGCGACGAGTTGTGAatgaggggagaggggagctTTACCTTCCACTGAAATAGCAAATGCAGATCCTTattccttctgttatttttaaaccctgaatttacaaataaataattaggGTACCatgaaaattcacattttaaagacTAATCTGCAAATTGTAAGCCTAATTTCCACAACTGAAATTAATATCCTTTATATGGAAAACATTCTTCAAAGTAAGCTAGAAGTGGTACTAATAAGTTCTGACTGAAAAGGTGTGAGAAAGCTTTCCACTGCTTCTTATGGGTGTCCCTGTAGTCTTCAGAATTTTCCTGAATGGAGGGAATGTATTGCTAAGAAGAAAACAATGGATTCCAGAGGAGCCTTCCTTGGCATTTTCTCATCATACCAAAAATTACAAATTATGTAATTCAGGCTCAGGTGTTTCCTCTGAAATGTATACAGTAAAAGAAACTTGCACAGCTTACCATATAATACAGAATTTAATAAAACATTGTACACAATATTAGAACATCATCTTTTAAGGATTTTATACAAGGCCTATATGCTTAATAGCATTAAAATTTCTATCTCTACATATATATATTGATAAGAAAGAAAACTCACCAGCTGGGGGAGAATTCTACACAATATATGTTTAGTTAGAGGGGTATGGTCATTTCTGATCTATGGAGATCCTGTGTTTTGTGAAGAGGTAAAGAGAAATGACATAAAAGCTTAAGGCCTTTTTGGAAGTAAGTAAGCCTGACAGTTTTAGATTTTATATATACAGcttcacaaattttaaaattgtcagaGCAATCGATAAAGGTGAATGTTTAAAGTATAGGATACAAACTCCATGTCAGTTCAACACTGTCCATGCAGATGCACTTGCAGAATCACATTCTTTATAATAACCTGCTTAATGATTCATAAAATTGTGGTGGGAAAACAAGCATTAGCTGTATTTTTATAAACCTGGTAAATACACAGTTTGTGGAAAGACAACCATTATTGATAACCATTCTTGGTAGTTTTTAATTGTGCATGGTTAGGAAATGCTGTTCTATTTTTAGTAGTTgatttctggaaatatttttgtgatCAGGTTTTACTCTTGTGGGTgttaactgaaaaacaaagaatgatGTTTTCACTTCTGATATGAGTATCTATATATACAGATATTCTCCACCTGAAACAATCAACCACAAGTGTGAGCACCTGTAAAATGTTCAGTAAAAATTTTAACGAATCTGACTTACAATCcataaattcaaaattaataaagaatatACTGATTTATTTGGCCGGACACAGATAGCTGAGAATCTTTGAACATTAACAGTAAAATGTCTACAAGTCAAGATAGAGTGGCAAGGttcattaaaagcagcaaaatgcaatCAAATAAGTGATGTgttgaaatgaatggaaatgaaATTGTTGCTGTTTCTTaggaatattttatctttttttattactttgctaAGTTATATATTTTATCTGTAGAAAATTAAGTGCTAAAGAACTCATCCTAATAAGCCAaggcatatatatgtatgtctaatatataaaaatatatgtatatatgtgtgtgtatatatatagaggACAAGATCTTGATAGCCTTCATCACATGGAACAGTACATCACAATACCCCTTCAAAGGCCAATGAGGCCACCTGGAGACCTTCCAGCACAAAAGAAGTTACTGGAATCTGACTGGTATTGAGGCTGTAGTAAACAATCTGTAAAGTAATCCAAGATACAATAAGAACAAACCAGAAATGGTATGGTCTACAGGGTAAATATGCTGAAGCACCAGATCTATTGTTGCTCACCAAAAGGTTTAGCGGCTCCGTGGCAGTGGAATGAACAAGGAAGTAGTATTTGCAGCATATAAAACAATCCCATGCAGTGCAGGAGGGATGAGGAAAATCTTCTTTGCATGGAATAAACATTTTCCTGTAGCCTTACTGTACCTGCTAATTACTTGTTTATGAGCACAAAGAAAATAATACCTTAAGCATGATACATGCCTTTAAGAATAGCCCCCCCTCCAACTGTTTTTTAACAAAGCAATATTTCATGTGAATACAATGCAATCTCACATGGATAGATACCAACACACTATGCTAACATCTGTAAAACAGACAATTACAATCAATCCAGTTTTCTTCCTACAGCACAAGATAGGCAGTTTAAAAAGGACTGACGGCAATCATTGTGCAAGCATAAGGACTAatattccacttctttttttccagaaataaagtaTGTACAACTGTACATACTCATCCACATACTCATCCCTACCCCAGTCACATTGAGTGGACTGAACTGAGAACTGTACTGTCTCATTTATATATTTGAATAATCCTGCACTTCATTGTGATAGACATATTTTCCAGAGGACAAGGTTTCCCTTGTGGTGTGTTTTGTGTAGTGTATTGGGGCTGGAATGCTTTCGGTTTCTAAAGCAAGCATTTGCAGATATAAACTAAATGCAAGATCTGCCCAAGAGAACAAACTGCAAGAGCTGCAGTGGATGTttactgttttgcaaaatcaGCCATTAACAGACCTTAAGCAGTCTAGAAGATATTTAGCTGAATTTAACTTTCCGAGGTTCACTTAGATAAGGGAAAAAGGAGGTGAGAGAAattgcaggaggaggaggaggagctgatCTGTCTCAAGGTGGAGCTGTATCTTGTATTAAATGACATTGGCAGATTAAAGCTCTCTGGTGGGGAAGGGCTTAAAGGCTGAGTCAAAAGCCAAGAAGTCTCTTTATTTACGCCTACCTCCCAGCCCCTGGCAATCTGACTAATAACAAACTGAGCTAACAAGAAAGActagaaagagcagagagaaCACAGAAGCAGCTTGGATCTAAAAATCTGACAAACCAAGTGATCAAGTCAAGCTCTGCTGAGCATCTTGTTTGTTTACTGCATCCAAATGCTTGCAAACAGTTAACTATATGCAGAAATGTCAGCATAGCTGTGAAGTATGCTGTGAATTTTAATTGAGGAAAAAGGACAACTGCTTACAGGATGGTCTAATGTGCACGCTGCCTGGAAGATTTTTTCGGTCGAACTCTGTACTTTGTCTTCTGAACAAGGATTTTAACTTTATGGAGCTGTAGTATTACCAGAGCGTGCAACAAAGTGAAACTCAGAAGAAAGTGTGcatttttcacagggaaaaatTACATCGCACTGAAACAGCTGCTCCAACTGTGCATTACTGAGTGTTTCAGGGAGTGTTACTGCTGTACAGGTAAGAAAGATTCCAGTTAGTTAATGAGCTTAGCAAATGAGGAATTAATTTCTCAGTTccagttaaatttatttttctgcatgacTTTGTATAACATTTATGTTACATGATGGCAGTTTATACTGTATTTCAAACAGTCTGCCAGGTACATTTATTCCAACTGCCAACTGTTTAGAATGTGTGTATTAAGGAAACACTGATTTTAGATCCCTTGAGGGGGGAGGAATGggtgtttgcttttatttcctgaagTGCAAGAATGGTCTTAAATGCATCATCTGACTGTGATTCCCTTCAGAATTTAATAAACAATCCTGAAGGCTTTTAGAAATTACCAATTCTTAGCTTGAGGCTTTGAAATTCTtcaacatgcatttttaaatagctgAATTAAAACAACCAACGAACCAAAACCCCAAGTACAATGAAACAAGttatttcaatgttttaaaaacacattgaTTATTACTTGTCAAGCATGTGATGCCTTTGCTATAAGGTGACTACTTCTGGAAGTATTCAACTTTGCCTCGTAGAAAGGACTGTGACAGTTTTTAGTCTTTTAGAATTCCTCCTGCAAAAAGCTTAGTTAGAGTATGCAGTTAGTAGTGACTTACATGAAAGCAGATAAAATGAACAAACTTAAGTTACTACGTAATTTGCTGAAAAACCTCCCCACATGAAACAGAAGGTCAGCTTTGTCaagtcttttaaattaaattttactttattctgAATTCTTTCAGTTAAATGTTGATCATCTGTTACTTGAAAGCAGTTTTTGTCTTACAATAGTAGCCCACCGAGAGCTTCATTACATATTCCTGAGtgttcagaccaaaaaaaaaaacctggaaaaaggaaaaaacagaatacaaCTCTCCTATTATTTTTTgttatgtgtatatgtgtgtgtgagagttCTGGCAGTGCTGCCCACAGAAGTATGACGATGATTAAAATGGGAATGTTTTCCAATTGGTTACAAATGTTGTTACTTTTATCTCTGAGAGGAGGGCTTTCATTTTTATAACCTAATTTCTCTGTATGCACTAGAATGCAAAAtgctcttcagattttttttttttttccatttaattttgctCAGGGACTTTATAAGTGCAGTTTGAATTTGGTGCAGATTGAAGCTGGAATTCCTGCAGAAATAAAGTCTAATTAGTCATACAGTAGGTTTGAAACTGGCATCTGTGTTTAGAGCCTGCATTTTTTACCTTGGGTCACTGGAAAGGATACTGACGCATGTAAAGCAAGAATAACTCTCTAGCGTAATATGATCCTAGAATTATTCTGCACACTTCAGAATAACATCTTGACATGTTGTGTCTTATCCAATACTTCTTGGGAAAACAAACTTAAAGACATACATATTAAACATAGGCAGCTGGAGTTCAAGGAATGTTATATGAGACAAAATTATTTGTTCTACTGAAACAGATAAAAGGTCATATTTTTAGGGACACTTTTTCTCACACTGTGAATTGCACTTACTACTTCTAAACACATACATCTACTCCCACTTATCAGGAACTACTaatggagaaaaacataattCTCTGTGCACACATTTGCTGTTGCgtttgtgtgagtgtgtgtgtaatACTCATGCCACAGCACTTAAGTGCTTGCATATATAAATCTTTGCAATCCATTTTAAAGGAAGCCTTGAGAAATGGTGTTGCTTGTAACAAAGGTACAAGataattaaaatatgtattgatGAGATACCAAGTCATATGACCACACTGTAAGAATGTTCATGCATGTAATTGAAGAGATTCTTGTAAAAGGTTCTAATCTTTCAGAAATTAACACTTCAGCTGGTTATTGTGTAGTGACATTCTGTACTCCATGTTTCACTAGCTTACTCTGAAAGACCAAGTGACATTTATTAGATGGATTATTTAAGAAATGTGCTTAGTCCAGTCCTAGAACAAATAGCGCACCCCAAAAAAGTTCTTGTGTTTTAAATCATCCATTCCattgtaagactttttttttcttttaggaaatgtggaaatatttaattaaagatTATAAACAGTGATTTCACTCCATCTCATATATCAGATATTACCATTGTTCTTGCTAATTAGACAGCCTtgacagaaagaaacagagaatctTCAAATGGAGTGTAGCATAAATTAATTCAAACCAATGATAACAAATGCTTGATTTCAACATGTAAATTTTGCTTGTGACTCCATAGTTGCACTGTAATGATGCATTTATCAGGTATCTCAAAGCTCAAGATCAGCTTGACAGATGATTATTTAAATTACGTAACATACGGATGATACTGGTGATCATTTTTAACTCGTAAAACACAGTTAGTTGAATGTACATTTCAGAATTTTTGTGGTAATTAATGATTATAATAATTGGAAGGAGTCTAAtaattaatctaaaaaaaaaagtttgccccTTGCCTACCTGTTTCTTCTGACATGTACTGCATTGtcagttctctcttcttttctattttaattgtatacacaattattttatgtatattaTATACAAACATTACACTACTATGTGCTGTGTTCCCACTGTCACTAAATATCCACAAACTATAACATGTACATTAAAatttaagtaaagaaaaagaattacttTGTCTACTTCCTTTTCAGTTTGGGGGTGCAAGGATTGCAGAGGAAATATCTTTTGATTTACGTACATAATGCAGAACCAAAGGAGAGATTCCTTTTATCCTGACTGAATGGGCTTTTGCTCACAACACATTGTTGAACCAAACTaaatcttatttcttttcttcagcagctggacACCATTAAGTTGAGCTTAGCaaggtacttttaaaatttacagtgTTATATGGTGACACAAAGCAACGATCCGAAATATTATATTAGCCTTGATAAAAGTTGCTCAGGGCAGTAACTTGTTACTGCTGTCCACTCCCAAAACATTCTATATGGTATATAAATAAAGACAACACAGTCTTGGTTATCTCCTACTTTCATGTATCAGCGTGAGAGTACTGAAGCACTCCCCTTATGACTGTTTATTGATTCAATACATCGAACTAAATCTATTTTTCTCTGCTTAGAAAATCATTCAAATGTTTTGCACAATATAATACTGTTTGAAAGGTGAGGTAGCTCAATGACAAGTACTAGGAATGGTTattgctccccccaccccagaaaaaaaaaatcaaataaaatcaacCCTGTGAAATCATGACtctattacttttcctttttcctttttttttctttttttcttttatagaatCTGCTAGGCAAGATGAAGCTCTGGATTTTTATTCTATATTCAGTTGTGGTTGCATCTGATCCTTTCCAGTCACagccttctttttcttcagtgagaGGATCTTGCCAGAGTTTGTGTTTCTGTGAAGAAAAGGATGAGACCATGATTATAAACTGCGAAGAAAAAGGCATCAAGATGGTATCAGAAATAAATGTCCCACCATCACGGCCTTTCCATCTTAATCTGTTAAACAATGGCCTGACTATGTTACTCGTGAATGATTTTGCTGGCCTTGTGAATGCTATCTCTCTACATCTTGGTTTTAATAATATTGCAGATATTGAGCCTGGGGCTTTCAATGGTCTCAGCCTTCTTAAGCAACTTCATATCAATCACAATTCTTTAGAAACACTTAAAGAAGATACATTTAATGGATTGGAAAATTTGGAGTTTCTTCAAGCAGACAACAATTTCATCACAGTGATTGAAGCAAGTGCCTTTAGCAAGCTCAACAGGCTTAAAGTGCTTATTTTGAATGATAATGCCATTGAGTATCTTCCTCCAAACATATTTCGTTTTGTGCCATTGACCCATTTAGATCTTCGCGGAAACCAGTTACAGACACTGCCCTATGTTGGCTTTTTGGAACATATTGGTAGAATACTAGATCTTCAGCTGGAAGACAATAAATGGGCCTGTAACTGTGATTTGCTGCAGCTGAAGATATGGCTAGAAAACATGCCTCCTCAGTCAATAATAGGTGACGTTGTATGCAATAGTCCTCCAGTTATCAAAGGCAGCATCTTAAGCCGGTTGAAAAAAGAATCACTTTGTCCCACTCATCCTGTCAATGAACTTGAAGATCCTTCAGGGTCACTGCCCTTGGTTGTAACGACCTCTATTAGTGTTAGTCACCTATCAACTAAGGTGATTCCTATCCTGAAAGCTCCTACTAAAGAACCAAGTTTAATGCTTCATACTTCAAAGCCTACTACTCAGTTTCCAGGAATCTATTGTCCCGTCCCCTGCCACTGCACCAGCCATATGCTCTCAGGAGTTCTCATGCACTGCCAGGAGCGAAATATTGAAAGCTTGTCTGATTTAGGACCCCCTCCTCCAAATCCTAAAAAGCTTATTCTAGCTGGAAACATTATTCAGACATTACTGAAATCAGATCTTGTGGACTACGCCAGCCTGGAAATGCTTCACCTGGGGAACAATCGCATTGAAAACCTTGAGGAAGGATCCTTTATGAATCTGACTAGACTGCAGAAATTATATCTTAATGGCAATCACCTTACAAAGTTAAGTCAAAATCTATTCTTTGGCCTTCAGCACCTTGAATACTTGTACCTTGAATATAATGCTATCAAAGAAGTTTTGCCAGGGACATTTAATGCAATGCCAAAACTTAAGGTCCTCTACTTAAATAACAACCTTCTGCAGACTTTGCCACCCCATATCTTTTCAGGTGTTCCACTAGCCAGattaaatctgaaaacaaaccaatttGCTCATTTGCCTGTGAGCAATGTCTTGGATGAACTGGATATGCTGGTACAAATTGAACTTGAAGACAACCCCTGGGACTGTACCTGTGATTCAGTTGGGCTGCAAAAATGGATACAAAAACTGAGTAAGAATACAATGATGGGTGATATTTTTTGTAAATCTCCAGGACACCTagcaaaaaaagaattgaaatctCTGAACAGTGAAGTCTTGTGTCCAGGTTTAATAAACAGCCCTGCCCTACCAACTCATGCCAGTTTTGTAGTTGTGACAACTTCTTCTACTACTACCAACACCGCAGACACCATCCTGCGATCCCTTACAGATGCCGTCCCACTTTCTGTTCTAATATTAG encodes:
- the SLITRK6 gene encoding SLIT and NTRK-like protein 6, yielding MKLWIFILYSVVVASDPFQSQPSFSSVRGSCQSLCFCEEKDETMIINCEEKGIKMVSEINVPPSRPFHLNLLNNGLTMLLVNDFAGLVNAISLHLGFNNIADIEPGAFNGLSLLKQLHINHNSLETLKEDTFNGLENLEFLQADNNFITVIEASAFSKLNRLKVLILNDNAIEYLPPNIFRFVPLTHLDLRGNQLQTLPYVGFLEHIGRILDLQLEDNKWACNCDLLQLKIWLENMPPQSIIGDVVCNSPPVIKGSILSRLKKESLCPTHPVNELEDPSGSLPLVVTTSISVSHLSTKVIPILKAPTKEPSLMLHTSKPTTQFPGIYCPVPCHCTSHMLSGVLMHCQERNIESLSDLGPPPPNPKKLILAGNIIQTLLKSDLVDYASLEMLHLGNNRIENLEEGSFMNLTRLQKLYLNGNHLTKLSQNLFFGLQHLEYLYLEYNAIKEVLPGTFNAMPKLKVLYLNNNLLQTLPPHIFSGVPLARLNLKTNQFAHLPVSNVLDELDMLVQIELEDNPWDCTCDSVGLQKWIQKLSKNTMMGDIFCKSPGHLAKKELKSLNSEVLCPGLINSPALPTHASFVVVTTSSTTTNTADTILRSLTDAVPLSVLILGLLIVFITIVFCAAGIVVLVLHRRRRCKKKQADEQMRDSSPVHLQYSMYGHKTTHHHTTERPAATLYEQRMVTPLVQVYRSPSFSPKHTEQQEEGSEKEANDSKHLRRSLLERENSSPLTGSNVKYKATDQSAEFLSFQDASCLYRNILEKERELQQLGITEYLRKNIVQLQPDMEVHYPGTHEELKLMETLMYSRPRKVFLEQTKNEYFELKANLHAEPDYLEVLEQQT